GACGCTGTCGCCGTGGAAGCCCTCGATCGCGCGGCCGTTGAAGGTGAAGCGGACCGGGCGCGTGCGGTCGATGCGGCCGCCGCGGGACAATCTGAACGGCTGTGCCATCACGCCCTCGCCTCTGCCTGGGTGGAAGTGGACCCGGTCGAAGTGGACCCGGTCGAAGTGGACCCGGTCGTCTTGGGCGTCTCGCCCATCTTGTAGGTCTCGAGGAAGCGGTCGCTCACGGTGTCGCGCCGCGCGTTGAACCAGCGGCCGCAGCCATGGACGTGGTTCCAGCGCTCGGCGTGCACCCCGCGCGGGTTGTCCCGCACGAACAGGTACTCGGCCCATTGCGCGTCGGAGAGCGCCGCCGGTTCGAGGGGCCGGGCGATGTGGGCCTGTCCGCCGCAGCGGAACTCGGTCTCCGGTCGGTTGCCGCAATAGGGGCAGGCGATCAGCAGCATCGGGAGCCTCGTCGCGTCTGGGTTTGCGGGATCAGTGCGCGACGGCGGCGGCGGCCGCCTCGTCGATGAGCCGTCCGGTGCGGAACCGGTCGAGGGTGAAGGGCGCGTTGATCGCGTGCGGGCTGCCCGTCGCCAGGGTGTGCGCGAAGACGTGGCCCGAGCCGGGCGTCGCCTTGAAGCCGCCGGTGCCCCAGCCGCAATTGACGAAGAGGTTCTCGACCGGGGTCTTGCCGATGATCGGCGAGCGGTCGGGCGTCACGTCGACGATGCCGCCCCAGGAGCGCAGCATCCGCATCCGGGTGAATTGCGGGAAGACCTCGCAGATCGCGTCGAGGGTGTGGGTGGTGATGTGCAGGCCGCCCTGCTGGCTGTAGGAGGTGTACTGGTCGGTGCCCGCCCCGATCACCAGCTCGCCCTTGTCCGACTGCGAGATGTAGGCGTGGACCGCGTTCGACATCACCACGCAGGGGAAGACCGGCTTGACCGGCTCCGAGACCAGCGCCTGGAGCGGGTAGCTCTCGAGCGGCATCTGCACGTCGGCCATCGCCATCACGTTCGAGGTGTGGCCGGCGGCGACGACGCCGATGCGGCCGGCCCCGATATAGCCGCGGGTGGTCTCGACGCCGATCGCCCCCCCGGAGGCGTCGCGGCGGATGCCCTTCACTTCGCAGTTCTGGATGATGTCGACGCCGCGGGCGTCCGCCCCGCGGGCATAGCCCCAGGCCACCGCGTCGTGGCGCGCGGTACCGGCCCGGCGCTGGAGCGCACCGCCGAGGACCGGGTAGCGAAGGCTGCCCGAGATGTCGATCGGCGGACAGAACTCCTTGCATTCCTCCTTGGTCAGCCACTCGTTGTCGATGCCGTTGAGGCGGTTGGCGTAGACGTGGCGCTTGAAGCTTTGTACGTCGTGCAGGTTGTGGGCGAGCATTAGCACGCCGCGCTGCGAGAACATGACGTTGTAGTTCAGCTCCTGGGACAGGCCCTCCCAGAGCTTCAGCGCGTGCTCGTAGAGCGCGGCGCTCTCGTCGTAGAGGTAGTTCGACCGGATGATCGTGGTGTTGCGGCCGGTATTGCCGCCGCCGATCCAGCCCTTCTCGAGCACCGCGACGTTGGTGATGCCGTGCACGGTGGCGAGGTAATAGGCGGTCGCGAGACCGTGACCGCCGCCGCCGACGATCACGACGTCGTAGGCGGGTTTCGGCTGCGGGTCCCGCCACTGGCGGCCCCAACCCCGGTGCCCCTTGAGGGATTCCGAGAGCAGCGACGAGAGGGAAAATCGGCGCATCGGTCGGCCTCGCTGTGATGAGGGATCATCGGGCGGCCTGTCGCACGGGGCTTTCCCGCTGGCGACCGCGAGTTTGGGATTTGCGACTCGGGGTCCGATTGCGGGCGCCACCGGAATCTGGAGGAGACCGCGGGTTGCCGCAAAGGGAGCACGAAACCGGCTTGCCTCGAAGCCTTCCCTGGAGTCATTCTCGGGTGACGATGCAAGGACGGTCTGGCGATGACGGTCTGGCGGTGGATCGGATGATGACGGCCGGGACGATGGGCCCCGCGACGACGGGCGGTGCCGCCGTGACCGACGAGGTCACCTCCGTCGGGTTCATGCTCGTCGAGAACTTCTCGATGATCGCGTTCTCCTCGGCGATCGAGCCGCTGCGGCTCGCCAACCGCGCGGCGCGGCGCGACCTCTACCGTTACTCGCTATGGTCGGAGAACGGAATGCGCTGCACCGCCTCGAACGGCGTCGAGGTCCAGGTGGCGGGCAGCTTCGCCGAGGCGCAGGCCCTCGACCCCGCCCTCGACATGGCGATCGTCTGCGGCGGCATCGACATCCAGCGCCGGGACCACCGCGCGCTCCAGGCCACCTTGCGCCGGACCTGCATCCGCGGCGGCGCGATCGGCGCCGTCTGCACCGGCACCTACGTGCTCGCCAAGGCGGGTCTCCTCGACGGCTACCGCGCCACGATCCACTGGGAAAACCAGGCGAGCCTCGCCTCGGAGCATGACGGGCTCGAGATCGGCTCCGACCTGTTCGAGATCGACCGCAACCGCTTCACCTGCGCCGGCGGCACCGCGGCGGCCGACATGATGCTGTCCTTGATCGTGCGCGCTCACGGGGCGGACATCGCGGCGGACGTCGCCGACCAGCTCATCCACCACCGCATCCGCGAATCCGGCGAGCGCCAGCGGATGGACCTGCGGATGCGCCTCGGCGTGGCCCACCCCAAGCTCCTGCACGTCGTCGGCCTGATGGAGAAGACCTTCGCCGAGCCGCTCGGCAGCCAGGACCTGGCCGAATCGGTCCACCTCTCGAAGCGCCAGCTCGAGCGCCTGTTCCTGAAGTATCTCGGCCGGTCACCGGCGAAGCACTACCTGCGCATCCGCCTGGAGCACGCCCGCCACCTGATCCGGCAGACCGCGATGCCGCTGCTCTCGATCGCGATCGAGTGCGGCTTCACCTCGGCCTCGCACTTCTCGAAATCCTACGTCGACCATTTCGGTCGGCCGCCGAGCACCGAGCGGAAGGCGTGAGGGGGCTCTGCCTGAACGGCGGGAGCGGCGGCTGAGAGCATGAACCCTCCCCCCTCTGCGGGGGAGGGTGGCGAGCGCAGCGAGCCGGGAGAGGGGCAGCGCGACGCTTCAAGACGTGGCGCCCTCCAGAATGGCTCACTCATATCCGGAAGCGGCGTCCCCCCTTTCCGCCCCACTCCGTGGGGCATCCCCCGCAGAGGGCAGGGCTGTCCGGGGAAAGGTGTGGCGCGGGTTTTCTCCTCTCCCCGCGGGCGGGGAGAGGGCTGTGTTCCCGTTCAGGGAGCACAGCAAGCGGAGGCGATAGCCGGAGCGAGGGTGAGGGGGTCTCGACAAGTGAGGCTCCTCCGGAAACACCCCCTCACCCTCGCCCTGCCGGGCTCCATTCACCCCCGACGAGGGGGGTGAATGCCTCTCCCCGCCCGCGGGGAGAGGGGTCTCCCGCGCCTCTTCCTTTCCCCGGACAGCCCTGCGCAGAGGGGGG
The sequence above is drawn from the Methylobacterium terrae genome and encodes:
- a CDS encoding sarcosine oxidase subunit delta, whose amino-acid sequence is MLLIACPYCGNRPETEFRCGGQAHIARPLEPAALSDAQWAEYLFVRDNPRGVHAERWNHVHGCGRWFNARRDTVSDRFLETYKMGETPKTTGSTSTGSTSTGSTSTQAEARA
- a CDS encoding sarcosine oxidase subunit beta family protein — its product is MRRFSLSSLLSESLKGHRGWGRQWRDPQPKPAYDVVIVGGGGHGLATAYYLATVHGITNVAVLEKGWIGGGNTGRNTTIIRSNYLYDESAALYEHALKLWEGLSQELNYNVMFSQRGVLMLAHNLHDVQSFKRHVYANRLNGIDNEWLTKEECKEFCPPIDISGSLRYPVLGGALQRRAGTARHDAVAWGYARGADARGVDIIQNCEVKGIRRDASGGAIGVETTRGYIGAGRIGVVAAGHTSNVMAMADVQMPLESYPLQALVSEPVKPVFPCVVMSNAVHAYISQSDKGELVIGAGTDQYTSYSQQGGLHITTHTLDAICEVFPQFTRMRMLRSWGGIVDVTPDRSPIIGKTPVENLFVNCGWGTGGFKATPGSGHVFAHTLATGSPHAINAPFTLDRFRTGRLIDEAAAAAVAH
- a CDS encoding GlxA family transcriptional regulator gives rise to the protein MLVENFSMIAFSSAIEPLRLANRAARRDLYRYSLWSENGMRCTASNGVEVQVAGSFAEAQALDPALDMAIVCGGIDIQRRDHRALQATLRRTCIRGGAIGAVCTGTYVLAKAGLLDGYRATIHWENQASLASEHDGLEIGSDLFEIDRNRFTCAGGTAAADMMLSLIVRAHGADIAADVADQLIHHRIRESGERQRMDLRMRLGVAHPKLLHVVGLMEKTFAEPLGSQDLAESVHLSKRQLERLFLKYLGRSPAKHYLRIRLEHARHLIRQTAMPLLSIAIECGFTSASHFSKSYVDHFGRPPSTERKA